In a single window of the Micromonospora sp. WMMD1155 genome:
- a CDS encoding DUF305 domain-containing protein, which translates to MLRSTASTVLVGVLLVAGCAAGPPGPSRTTTPTPPPAVTPTSTEPPAVDLAPTRPPATVAPAPTGPFSPTDIAWLQLTAAMAERLLPVLELVPARTTDPGWRHLAAQVEATERADLHRALRLLDDAGAPTTNPHEGHDMPGMVTAEQVTALRAATGTPFHRLLAGHLRAHLTQAARVAVAEQRAGAHPAATAMAQAVVRDGNAHLARLDRLDPTTSAGAPATATAR; encoded by the coding sequence ATGCTCCGGTCGACAGCGTCCACGGTGCTCGTCGGCGTCCTGCTCGTCGCCGGCTGCGCCGCCGGGCCACCCGGCCCGTCCCGCACCACCACACCGACCCCGCCACCGGCGGTCACGCCGACATCGACCGAGCCACCGGCGGTCGACCTCGCACCGACCCGGCCACCGGCGACGGTCGCGCCGGCACCGACGGGACCGTTCAGCCCCACCGACATCGCCTGGCTCCAGTTGACGGCGGCGATGGCCGAACGCCTGCTGCCCGTACTCGAACTCGTGCCGGCCCGGACCACGGACCCGGGTTGGCGACATCTGGCCGCTCAGGTCGAGGCCACCGAGCGCGCCGACCTGCACCGGGCTCTCCGGCTGTTGGACGATGCCGGCGCGCCGACGACCAACCCGCACGAGGGTCACGACATGCCGGGCATGGTCACCGCCGAGCAGGTGACCGCACTGCGGGCGGCCACCGGGACACCGTTCCACCGGCTGCTCGCCGGGCACCTGCGCGCGCACCTCACGCAGGCGGCCCGGGTCGCCGTGGCGGAGCAACGCGCCGGGGCCCACCCGGCGGCCACGGCGATGGCCCAGGCCGTGGTCCGGGACGGCAACGCCCACCTCGCGCGGCTCGACCGGCTCGACCCGACGACGTCGGCCGGCGCACCGGCGACCGCGACCGCCCGCTGA
- a CDS encoding CoA ester lyase produces the protein MLLSWLYVPGDRPDRFAKAVASGADAVILDLEDAVVAGRKAYAREAVAEFLADPHPVPVQVRVNELTGPDVDADLTAVADRPGLSGLRLPKVESAATVTALAERVDVPVHPLIESALGLESAYPIAVAHPAVASIGLGEADLRSDLGVSDDDGLLWARGRVVVAARAAGLTPPAMSVYADVVDLAGLAASCAVGRRLGFLGRTAIHPRQLPVIVEAFRPAEREVARAAELLAAVADAELRDSGTVVLPDGRFADRAMVAAAQRVVDLAARYAV, from the coding sequence ATGCTGCTGAGCTGGCTCTACGTGCCCGGCGACCGCCCGGACCGGTTCGCCAAGGCGGTCGCCTCGGGCGCCGACGCGGTCATCCTCGACCTGGAGGACGCCGTGGTCGCCGGGCGCAAGGCGTACGCCCGCGAGGCCGTCGCCGAGTTCCTCGCCGACCCGCACCCGGTGCCGGTGCAGGTCCGGGTCAACGAGCTGACCGGCCCGGACGTCGACGCCGACCTGACGGCGGTGGCCGACCGGCCCGGGTTGAGCGGGCTACGGCTGCCGAAGGTCGAGTCGGCCGCGACGGTGACCGCCCTCGCCGAGCGCGTCGACGTACCAGTGCACCCGCTGATCGAGTCGGCGCTCGGGCTGGAGTCCGCGTACCCCATCGCCGTGGCCCACCCGGCGGTGGCCTCGATCGGCCTCGGTGAGGCCGACCTGCGCTCGGACCTCGGGGTGAGCGACGACGACGGCCTGCTCTGGGCGCGCGGCCGGGTGGTGGTCGCGGCCCGCGCGGCCGGTCTGACCCCACCGGCGATGTCGGTGTACGCCGACGTGGTGGACCTCGCCGGTCTGGCCGCGTCGTGTGCGGTCGGGCGGCGGCTCGGATTCCTCGGCCGCACGGCGATCCACCCGCGCCAGCTTCCGGTGATCGTGGAGGCGTTCCGTCCGGCCGAGCGGGAGGTGGCCCGCGCCGCCGAGCTGCTGGCCGCGGTGGCGGACGCGGAACTGCGGGACTCGGGGACCGTGGTCCTGCCCGACGGCCGGTTCGCGGACCGGGCGATGGTGGCCGCCGCCCAGCGTGTCGTCGATCTGGCCGCACGCTACGCCGTCTGA
- a CDS encoding ADP-ribosylglycohydrolase family protein, whose translation MSLLLDTSVGCLVGAAVGDALGGATETALPEQIRARFGGWVEGIVPPYHADWATARPLAPYHKGDGHLTDDTLMTHALVRAYAAKRDHLDAYDVVDLLVPDLIERVVYIPDLERDGVTFHRLAAAERWLVTRLHHAHADPREAGVGNIVNCGAAMYMAPVGIVNAGDPAGAYAEAVEIAGAHQHSYGREAAAVFAAAVAAAAAPGAGVEDVVAAALDLARDGTRAAVDAVVKEARGHRDWKQAIPALRAAVAPFDTVGEEYRSPGLGARRPSRLHAIEELPVALGMLVVAGGDFRAAVLGSVNYGRDADSTATMAAAIAGALGGADAVPTEWSEVVATASKTDLVEPARVLAAVAGEVFERDRARFARRADRFAALAGESTR comes from the coding sequence ATGTCACTCTTGCTCGACACATCGGTCGGTTGCCTGGTCGGCGCCGCGGTCGGAGACGCCCTGGGTGGGGCCACCGAGACGGCGTTGCCGGAGCAGATCCGCGCCCGCTTCGGCGGCTGGGTCGAGGGCATCGTGCCCCCGTACCACGCCGACTGGGCCACCGCGCGACCGCTCGCGCCGTACCACAAGGGCGACGGGCACCTCACCGACGACACGTTGATGACCCACGCCCTGGTCCGCGCGTACGCGGCCAAACGGGACCACCTCGACGCGTACGACGTGGTGGATCTGCTGGTTCCCGACCTGATCGAGCGGGTGGTGTACATCCCCGACCTGGAGCGCGACGGGGTGACCTTCCACCGGCTCGCCGCTGCCGAGCGGTGGCTGGTCACCCGTCTGCACCACGCCCACGCGGACCCGCGTGAGGCCGGGGTCGGCAACATCGTGAACTGTGGCGCGGCCATGTACATGGCGCCGGTCGGCATCGTCAACGCGGGCGACCCCGCCGGGGCGTACGCCGAGGCGGTGGAGATCGCCGGCGCGCACCAGCACAGCTACGGGCGGGAGGCCGCTGCCGTCTTCGCGGCAGCGGTCGCGGCGGCGGCGGCCCCCGGCGCGGGCGTCGAGGACGTCGTCGCCGCGGCCCTGGACCTGGCCCGCGACGGCACCCGCGCGGCCGTCGACGCGGTGGTCAAGGAGGCCCGCGGCCACCGCGACTGGAAGCAGGCGATCCCGGCGCTGCGGGCCGCGGTCGCCCCCTTCGACACGGTGGGGGAGGAGTACCGCAGCCCCGGGCTGGGTGCACGGCGGCCCAGCCGCCTGCACGCCATCGAGGAACTGCCGGTGGCCCTCGGCATGCTCGTGGTGGCGGGCGGCGACTTCCGGGCGGCGGTGCTCGGGTCGGTCAACTACGGCCGGGACGCCGACTCGACAGCCACCATGGCCGCGGCCATCGCCGGGGCGCTGGGCGGTGCGGACGCGGTGCCGACGGAGTGGTCCGAGGTGGTCGCGACCGCGTCGAAGACCGACCTGGTGGAGCCCGCCCGGGTCCTCGCGGCGGTGGCCGGTGAGGTCTTCGAGCGCGACCGGGCGCGGTTCGCCCGGCGGGCCGACCGCTTCGCCGCGCTGGCGGGGGAGTCGACCCGGTGA
- a CDS encoding ADP-ribosylglycohydrolase family protein produces the protein MRITWVQPEDLLPHELAASRDEGRDVTALAARWAAAGGDLTPPVSGASPTPAAPELRALAVELLDAADALPSVDAADEPDDLATLRAGWPTGWSLPTEVDHDRLHGAWLGRAAGCLLGKPVEKIPRDGIREILVATDRWPLRDWFTAKGLPAEVAARWPWNRRSAPTSLAENIDGMPEDDDLNYPLLALRVLETHGRGFTSADVAQAWLDWLPGGRVFTAERVAYRNLLLGYAPPRSARRHNPFREWIGAQIRTDVYGWVNPGRPDHAAELALRDAAVSHVRGGVHGAIWAAALAAAAVVADTVDEVLDAAESVLPPRSRFAATVREARALGAGADDWEAVVDELYARHGHLHWVHVRNNAALVAAALAYGRGDLERSITAVVSGGWDTDSTGATVGAVTGALTGASGLPARWIAPLRNRLASSIGGFDGIGFDELARRTLALARQRGPEGSVA, from the coding sequence GTGAGGATCACCTGGGTGCAGCCGGAGGACCTGTTGCCGCACGAGTTGGCGGCCAGCCGGGACGAGGGACGCGACGTGACCGCGCTCGCCGCGCGCTGGGCGGCGGCCGGCGGGGACCTGACTCCGCCGGTCAGCGGGGCGTCGCCGACCCCGGCGGCGCCGGAGCTGCGGGCGCTCGCGGTGGAGTTGCTGGACGCCGCCGACGCGCTGCCCAGCGTCGACGCCGCCGACGAGCCGGACGACCTGGCCACGCTGCGTGCCGGCTGGCCGACCGGCTGGTCGCTGCCGACCGAGGTGGACCACGACCGGCTGCACGGCGCCTGGCTGGGCCGCGCGGCCGGCTGCCTGCTCGGCAAGCCGGTGGAGAAGATCCCGCGCGACGGGATCCGGGAGATCCTGGTCGCGACCGACAGGTGGCCGCTGCGCGACTGGTTCACCGCGAAGGGCCTCCCGGCCGAGGTCGCCGCCCGCTGGCCGTGGAACCGGCGCAGCGCGCCGACCAGCCTCGCCGAGAACATCGACGGGATGCCCGAGGACGACGACCTGAACTACCCGCTGCTGGCGCTTCGGGTGCTGGAGACGCACGGCCGGGGCTTCACCAGCGCCGACGTGGCGCAGGCGTGGCTGGACTGGCTGCCCGGCGGGCGGGTCTTCACCGCCGAGCGGGTCGCGTACCGCAACCTGCTCCTCGGGTACGCGCCGCCGCGCAGCGCCCGCCGGCACAACCCGTTCCGGGAGTGGATCGGGGCGCAGATCCGCACCGACGTGTACGGCTGGGTCAACCCCGGTCGGCCGGACCACGCCGCCGAGCTGGCGTTGCGCGACGCGGCGGTCAGTCACGTCCGGGGCGGGGTGCACGGGGCGATCTGGGCCGCCGCCCTGGCCGCGGCGGCAGTGGTCGCGGACACCGTGGACGAGGTGCTGGACGCCGCCGAGTCGGTCCTGCCGCCGCGCAGCCGGTTCGCGGCCACGGTCCGCGAGGCCCGGGCCCTCGGCGCGGGGGCCGACGACTGGGAGGCCGTGGTGGACGAGCTGTACGCCCGGCACGGCCACCTGCACTGGGTGCACGTGCGCAACAACGCCGCGCTGGTGGCCGCCGCGTTGGCGTACGGCCGGGGTGACCTGGAGCGGTCCATCACGGCGGTGGTCAGCGGCGGCTGGGACACCGACTCGACCGGCGCCACGGTCGGTGCGGTGACCGGTGCCCTCACCGGCGCGTCCGGACTGCCGGCCCGCTGGATCGCGCCGCTGCGCAACCGGCTGGCCAGCAGCATCGGCGGCTTCGACGGGATCGGCTTCGACGAGCTGGCCCGACGGACCCTCGCCCTGGCACGGCAGCGTGGACCGGAAGGGAGCGTGGCATGA
- a CDS encoding C39 family peptidase, whose amino-acid sequence MRTDLIRKTALTAAGLAFTGGAIAGPVTAAYAMSDAKPTTQTQDRKSGERELGVRYEAQPNFYYCGPAAARNALSVQGKDISVDAMAKEMGTTEAGTNSINDITPVLNKETGKNDAYHSVEISTPKADDKQTDKLRADIVRTVDDGRAVVANIAGTTTDTDGGIHSFEGGHYISVVGYRDNGDIVKIADSADPNTASYEVTVEHLADWIATRGYATS is encoded by the coding sequence ATGCGTACCGATCTGATTCGTAAGACCGCCCTGACCGCTGCTGGTCTCGCGTTCACCGGTGGTGCCATCGCCGGCCCCGTGACCGCGGCGTATGCGATGTCGGATGCCAAGCCCACCACGCAGACGCAGGATCGTAAGAGTGGTGAGCGGGAGTTGGGTGTGCGCTACGAGGCCCAGCCGAACTTCTACTACTGCGGCCCCGCCGCCGCCCGTAACGCCCTGAGCGTGCAGGGCAAGGACATCAGCGTGGACGCCATGGCCAAGGAGATGGGCACCACCGAGGCCGGCACCAACTCCATCAACGACATCACCCCGGTGCTGAACAAGGAGACCGGCAAGAACGACGCCTACCACTCCGTCGAGATCAGCACCCCGAAGGCCGACGACAAGCAGACCGACAAGCTGCGCGCCGACATCGTCCGCACCGTCGACGACGGCCGGGCCGTGGTCGCCAACATCGCCGGCACCACCACTGACACCGACGGTGGTATCCACTCCTTCGAGGGTGGGCACTACATCAGCGTGGTCGGCTACCGCGACAACGGCGACATCGTCAAGATCGCCGACTCCGCCGACCCGAACACCGCCTCCTACGAGGTCACCGTCGAGCACCTCGCCGACTGGATCGCCACCCGCGGCTACGCCACCAGCTAA
- a CDS encoding ribokinase, with amino-acid sequence MSARVAVVGSSNLDLVVTASRLPRPGETVLGEDFRTVPGGKGANQAVAAARAGAACDFVGAVGDDEFGTRLRTSLVGAGVDVRGLRTVAGPSGVALIGVDRAAENFIIVAPGANGTLTELDADDRATIAAADVLLLQLEVPLTAVTQAAQWARADGTTVVLNAAPAAALPTELLDLVDVLVVNEHEAAVVAGISSDDPPVLLDALLKLVPRVVLTLGARGAAYADRRGLRLAVPAPQIDAVDTTASGDAFTGALAVGWAERGGAVSEDTVTASLRWACAAGAACAQRPGASTALPDRPAIDALYDATYRGAT; translated from the coding sequence ATGAGCGCGCGCGTGGCGGTGGTGGGCAGCAGCAACCTGGACCTGGTGGTCACGGCGTCGCGGCTGCCCCGCCCCGGCGAGACGGTGCTCGGCGAGGACTTCCGGACTGTGCCCGGCGGCAAGGGCGCCAACCAGGCGGTCGCCGCCGCGCGGGCCGGTGCGGCCTGCGACTTCGTGGGCGCGGTCGGCGACGACGAGTTCGGTACGCGGCTGCGGACGAGCCTGGTCGGCGCGGGCGTGGACGTGCGTGGTCTGCGGACCGTCGCCGGCCCCTCCGGTGTCGCGCTGATCGGCGTCGACCGGGCGGCGGAGAACTTCATCATCGTCGCGCCCGGGGCCAACGGCACACTTACCGAGCTGGACGCGGACGACCGGGCGACGATCGCGGCGGCGGACGTGCTGCTGCTCCAACTGGAGGTGCCGCTGACCGCAGTGACCCAGGCGGCACAGTGGGCCCGCGCCGACGGCACCACGGTGGTGCTGAACGCCGCCCCGGCCGCGGCGCTGCCCACCGAACTGCTCGACCTGGTCGACGTGCTGGTGGTCAACGAACACGAGGCCGCCGTCGTCGCCGGGATCTCCTCCGACGACCCGCCGGTGCTGCTCGACGCGCTGCTGAAGCTGGTGCCCCGGGTGGTGCTGACCCTCGGCGCACGCGGCGCCGCGTACGCCGACCGGCGCGGCCTGCGTCTCGCGGTCCCGGCGCCACAGATCGACGCGGTGGACACCACCGCCTCGGGGGACGCGTTCACCGGCGCGCTCGCCGTGGGCTGGGCCGAGCGTGGCGGCGCCGTCAGCGAGGACACCGTCACGGCGAGCCTGCGCTGGGCCTGCGCCGCGGGCGCGGCCTGCGCCCAGCGGCCCGGGGCGTCCACCGCCCTGCCCGACCGGCCGGCCATCGACGCCCTCTACGACGCGACCTACCGAGGTGCCACGTGA
- a CDS encoding SUMF1/EgtB/PvdO family nonheme iron enzyme yields MSFNPYVPRPIDRPTEVPLGGHADLSTLDEAKIFAAPGDPADWPAWREQITRWRADARDRIGYVGEHYDEITGDCFSVCLAWLWDEALYDHERGVFTVDAFLDAAGRDFGGFDGVVLWHAYPVIGLDDRNQFDWYRDVPELPEVVRAFQERGVRVFVDYNPWDTGTRREAGTDAEEVAALAGKLGVDGVFLDTLKEGAGELRAALDAVRPGMILEGESRVPLARIADHAMSWAQWFADSEVPGVLRAKWFERRHVLHHTRRWHRDHLDELHSAWLNGVGVLVWESVFGVWVGWNERDRAVLRAMRRVQSSHAAWLRAEDWVPLADHPGHCQVYASRWTHDDRPLWTVVNRGADHDGPWLVVDPDAGRRFVDLVTGVELTVTETADGRLAVGGPLPAGAIAAVTPGVAAAHQHEPPTGDPAFPAREAVRVRTPWAPRSQVPPGMVAVEGGRRDLVVRHRVRETGLYGEAPYVDEWKPLPPRLHHPGTLRRSVRLGRFAIAVREVTHSEYAEFLRASGYRPVRPERFTAGSGPADAPVTGVELADARAYAQWAGLRLPTEDEWQVAAEAGLLVRGEPLVWNLTDSEHSDGRTRFAILKGGAAYRAEGSDWYLDGGPQPADVSVKLLLTGAGLTRSDQVGFRCAADLPETTDLPETTDLPETTDLPETTDLPGTTEVIR; encoded by the coding sequence GTGAGCTTCAACCCGTACGTCCCGCGCCCGATCGACCGGCCCACCGAGGTGCCGTTGGGCGGGCACGCCGACCTGAGCACCCTGGACGAGGCGAAGATCTTCGCCGCGCCGGGTGACCCGGCGGACTGGCCGGCCTGGCGGGAGCAGATCACCCGCTGGCGGGCCGACGCCCGGGACCGGATCGGCTACGTCGGCGAGCACTACGACGAGATCACCGGCGACTGCTTCAGCGTCTGCCTGGCCTGGCTCTGGGACGAGGCACTCTACGACCACGAGCGCGGCGTCTTCACCGTCGACGCGTTCCTCGACGCGGCCGGACGGGACTTCGGCGGTTTCGACGGGGTGGTGCTCTGGCACGCGTACCCGGTGATCGGCCTGGACGACCGTAACCAGTTCGACTGGTACCGGGACGTGCCGGAGCTGCCCGAGGTGGTCCGCGCGTTCCAGGAACGGGGGGTGCGGGTCTTCGTCGACTACAACCCGTGGGACACCGGCACCCGGCGCGAGGCGGGCACCGACGCCGAGGAGGTCGCCGCGCTGGCCGGCAAGCTCGGCGTCGACGGGGTCTTCCTGGACACCCTCAAGGAGGGCGCCGGCGAGCTGCGCGCCGCGCTGGACGCGGTCCGCCCCGGCATGATCCTGGAGGGCGAGAGCCGGGTTCCGTTGGCCCGCATCGCCGACCACGCGATGTCGTGGGCGCAGTGGTTCGCCGACTCCGAGGTGCCCGGTGTGCTGCGGGCCAAGTGGTTCGAGCGGCGGCACGTGCTGCACCACACCCGGCGCTGGCACCGCGACCACCTCGACGAGCTGCACTCCGCCTGGCTCAACGGCGTCGGCGTACTGGTCTGGGAGAGCGTCTTCGGCGTCTGGGTCGGCTGGAACGAGCGGGACCGGGCGGTCCTGCGGGCGATGCGCCGGGTGCAGAGCAGCCACGCCGCGTGGCTGCGCGCCGAGGACTGGGTGCCGCTGGCCGACCACCCCGGCCACTGCCAGGTGTACGCGTCCCGCTGGACGCACGACGACCGACCCCTGTGGACCGTGGTGAACCGGGGCGCCGACCACGACGGCCCCTGGCTGGTCGTCGACCCGGACGCCGGGCGACGTTTCGTCGACCTGGTCACCGGTGTCGAGCTGACCGTCACCGAGACCGCCGACGGTCGGCTCGCGGTGGGCGGTCCACTGCCGGCCGGCGCGATAGCGGCCGTGACGCCCGGTGTCGCCGCCGCGCACCAGCACGAGCCGCCGACCGGCGACCCGGCCTTCCCGGCCCGCGAGGCGGTACGCGTGCGCACCCCGTGGGCGCCCCGGTCGCAGGTGCCGCCGGGCATGGTCGCCGTCGAGGGCGGCCGACGGGACCTCGTCGTCCGGCACCGGGTGCGGGAGACCGGGCTGTACGGCGAGGCGCCCTACGTCGACGAGTGGAAGCCGTTGCCGCCCCGACTGCACCACCCCGGCACACTGCGGCGCAGCGTGCGACTCGGCCGGTTCGCCATCGCCGTCCGCGAGGTCACCCACTCCGAGTACGCCGAGTTCCTGCGCGCCAGCGGCTACCGCCCGGTGCGCCCCGAACGGTTCACGGCGGGGAGCGGACCGGCCGACGCCCCGGTGACCGGGGTGGAGTTGGCCGACGCGCGGGCGTACGCCCAGTGGGCCGGGCTGCGGCTGCCCACCGAGGACGAGTGGCAGGTCGCCGCCGAGGCGGGGCTGCTCGTTAGGGGTGAGCCGTTGGTGTGGAACCTGACCGACAGCGAGCACTCCGACGGTCGTACCCGTTTCGCCATCCTCAAGGGTGGTGCCGCCTACCGGGCGGAGGGCTCCGACTGGTATCTCGACGGCGGCCCGCAACCGGCGGACGTCTCGGTGAAGTTGCTGCTCACCGGCGCCGGTCTCACCCGCTCCGACCAGGTCGGTTTCCGCTGCGCGGCCGACCTGCCCGAGACCACGGACCTGCCCGAGACCACGGATCTGCCCGAGACCACGGATCTGCCCGAGACCACGGATCTGCCGGGGACCACGGAGGTGATCCGGTGA
- a CDS encoding DUF1996 domain-containing protein, whose protein sequence is MDRAAPLSGMPRRLRLATAIGALLVLLGTYLVSATDRADAAPARADAAPGQAGGDFGTNVIRVAEFPADCTYSHRLPDDPIIFPGLPGASHMHSFFGSTVTNAGTTLPDLVNSPTTCNPRVDVSSYWVPTLYRDNVPVEPAIATFYYLGEGVRSDVVANTQPFPLGLRLVAGNAKATGPNDSIARWSCLHAGHVPPSKDFVNCPSGTMLESYLDFPQCWNGRDLDSPDHKSHLAYPVNQACPSTHPVHVPKLRQVLRYPVTGDPSRFRLASGPGYTMHGDFFNAWPVAEMARRVQDCIRPVIKCGHDGRPI, encoded by the coding sequence ATGGACAGGGCCGCACCCCTCTCCGGCATGCCCCGCCGACTGCGCCTCGCCACGGCGATCGGCGCACTACTGGTGCTCCTCGGCACGTACCTGGTCTCCGCCACCGACCGGGCCGACGCCGCCCCGGCCAGAGCCGACGCCGCACCCGGGCAGGCCGGTGGTGACTTCGGCACCAACGTCATCCGGGTCGCCGAGTTCCCCGCCGACTGCACCTACAGCCACCGACTGCCGGACGACCCGATCATCTTCCCCGGGCTGCCCGGAGCCTCGCACATGCACAGCTTCTTCGGCAGCACGGTGACGAACGCCGGCACCACGCTCCCCGACCTGGTCAACTCCCCCACCACCTGCAACCCGCGAGTGGACGTCTCGTCCTACTGGGTGCCGACCCTGTACCGGGACAACGTGCCGGTGGAGCCGGCGATCGCCACGTTCTACTACCTGGGCGAGGGCGTACGCTCCGACGTCGTCGCGAACACCCAACCGTTCCCGCTGGGGCTGCGTCTGGTCGCCGGCAACGCGAAGGCCACCGGGCCGAACGACAGCATCGCCCGTTGGTCGTGCCTGCACGCCGGGCACGTGCCGCCGTCGAAGGACTTCGTGAACTGCCCGTCCGGCACGATGCTGGAGTCGTACCTGGACTTCCCGCAGTGTTGGAACGGCCGGGACCTGGACTCGCCGGACCACAAGAGCCACCTCGCGTACCCGGTGAACCAGGCCTGCCCGAGCACCCACCCCGTGCACGTGCCGAAGTTGCGGCAGGTGCTGCGCTACCCGGTCACCGGCGACCCGTCGCGGTTCCGGCTGGCTTCCGGGCCGGGCTACACGATGCACGGTGACTTCTTCAACGCGTGGCCGGTGGCGGAGATGGCCCGCCGGGTCCAGGACTGCATCCGCCCCGTCATCAAGTGCGGTCACGACGGCCGACCGATCTGA
- a CDS encoding CoA transferase — MTAPLDGVKVVDLATLFAGPLAAAFLGDFGADVIKVEHPVKPDPSRGHGPARDGVGLWWKVLGRNKRTVTLNLSDPDGAALLRRLLADADVLVENFRPGTLERWGLGPAELHAVNPRLVITRISGFGQVGPYARRPGFGTLAEAMSGFAAATGEPDGPPTLPPFGLADSVTALAAAYAVMLALRARDVTGTGQVVDLAIIEPIMAMLGPQITWYDQIGYVQPRLGNRSNNNAPRNTYRCADGRWVAVSTSAQSIAERVLRLVGRPELVDEPWFGTGSGRAAHADELDAAVGAWVAQRDRDEVVAAFEEAQAAVAPVYDVRDILADPQYAALGTVRTVPDEELGEVRMQNVPFRLTDTPGEIRHAGRRHGQDTDAVFGALGLTDEELAALRERGVL; from the coding sequence GTGACCGCGCCACTGGACGGGGTGAAGGTCGTCGACCTGGCGACCCTCTTCGCCGGGCCGCTCGCGGCGGCGTTCCTCGGCGACTTCGGCGCCGACGTGATCAAGGTGGAGCACCCGGTCAAGCCGGACCCGTCCCGGGGGCACGGCCCGGCCCGGGACGGCGTGGGGCTCTGGTGGAAAGTCCTCGGCCGCAACAAGCGCACCGTCACCCTGAACCTGTCCGACCCGGACGGTGCCGCGTTGCTGCGTCGACTGCTCGCCGACGCCGACGTGCTGGTGGAGAACTTCCGCCCGGGCACCCTGGAGCGGTGGGGGCTCGGCCCGGCCGAGCTGCACGCCGTCAACCCCCGCCTGGTCATCACCCGGATCAGCGGGTTCGGACAGGTCGGCCCGTACGCCCGCCGACCCGGGTTCGGCACACTCGCCGAGGCGATGAGCGGCTTCGCGGCGGCCACCGGGGAACCGGACGGCCCGCCCACCCTGCCACCGTTCGGCCTGGCCGACTCGGTGACCGCGCTCGCCGCCGCGTACGCGGTGATGCTCGCCCTGCGCGCCCGGGACGTCACCGGCACCGGGCAGGTCGTGGACCTCGCCATCATCGAGCCGATCATGGCGATGCTCGGGCCGCAGATCACCTGGTACGACCAGATCGGCTACGTCCAGCCCCGGCTGGGCAACCGGTCCAACAACAACGCCCCGCGCAACACCTACCGGTGCGCGGACGGGCGCTGGGTGGCGGTCTCCACCAGCGCGCAAAGCATCGCCGAGCGGGTACTGCGGCTGGTGGGACGACCCGAGCTGGTCGACGAGCCGTGGTTCGGCACCGGCAGCGGCCGGGCCGCGCACGCCGACGAGTTGGACGCCGCGGTGGGCGCCTGGGTGGCACAGCGCGACCGCGACGAGGTGGTGGCCGCCTTCGAGGAGGCACAGGCGGCCGTCGCGCCCGTCTACGACGTACGCGACATCCTCGCCGACCCGCAGTACGCGGCACTCGGCACCGTACGCACAGTGCCGGACGAGGAGTTGGGCGAGGTGCGGATGCAGAACGTGCCGTTCCGGCTCACCGACACGCCGGGCGAGATCCGGCACGCCGGACGGCGGCACGGTCAGGACACCGACGCGGTGTTCGGGGCGCTCGGCCTGACCGACGAGGAGTTGGCGGCGCTGCGCGAACGGGGCGTGCTCTGA